Within the Thermosynechococcus sichuanensis E542 genome, the region CTCGCGGCGGTCTTTAGCACGCCACTGATTTTGCCAAAGGCGATTTATTTCCGAGGATTCAAAGCCGGTGGTCGGGGAAATGGGATTAAAGATTGGAGGTAGGGGAGTCGCCAATGTAGCCAAGGGATAACCTATCCCCAGCAGCACTACGCTCAACAGCAGTGGACGAGTCATCAATCAATACCTCTTAGGAGCGATCGCAAATAATTTTTACAGTCGTCTTCTTTTAACCGCTTGTTTTTTCACCAAGGCCAGCCCTAATTCTCATTATACCCTCTGGGACTAAAGTCGTTTTTGTTTTTTTCTCTGCACACTGAGGCGTTGAGGCTACCAAGCTTCTGTATTGTTTCTTGGGTTAGGATGGTAAGGCACACGCACCAGTTTGTTGGTAAGCATCAATCCAGAATGGCACAGGCATACACCCCTGAAGATGTCTGGCGATTATTGGCGGAGCTACTGAACTCTCAAAAGGAAACAGAACATTGAAAAATCAGAAAAGGGCTGTCAAACTGAAACGCGGTTGATGAATGAGATTTCAGAAAACTCACAAAAAACTTAGAAAAAAGTGATGGGCGTGATTCGCCGATACAAAGCTTTTTCCAGCGTGAAGACGCTTGGGCAGAAAAATTGTGGTGCAGCCCCATATCCCCTACTTGATTCGACGGAGGAAGCAAGGTGGAGAAAGAGGTCCGTCCCACACATTTGTGACCTAGGCAGCGCGTTTGACCAAGGAGCGAATGACGTTGTCTTTCATCATCAATAGGCGAGAGGCTTGCAACAGTAGCTCACGAGCTTCCTGAAGGCTCATGGCACTCACTTGCTCCTCCATCACCCGCATTTGAAACTCCTGTTCAAAGCTGAGGTCAACATTCAGTTCAGGGAAGCGTTGCTCCATAGAACGTACTCCTTACTCCATGTGATAGGGCATACGTGTTAAAAAATATAACAAACGCATTGACAAAGTTGCCACTCAATGAATATCACCCGTGCAAGGGATAAAATGTTCGGCATGAACGATTTCACTAAATTCTTGATTCGGTTCTACAAACGAGACCTGATAGACTGAGCTAAAACGCAAGTTCGATGATGAGGACGGCAAGATGCGGTTGGCAGAGGTAGCTGAACGGTTTGGGGCAACCCTCGACTGTCCAGAGCAGGGCGATCGCCCCGTGTTGGGGGTAGCCCCCTTGGAAACAGCAACAGCCACGGATATTTCTTTTCTGGCCAATCCGAAGTACACCGCCCTGTTACAAACTACGGAAGCGGCTGCTGTGTTTGTCCGTCCCGATTTTCAAGGGGAGGCAGCCTGTCCCCTGCTGCGGGTGCCCCATCCCTACCTTGCCTTTGCCAAATGTATTGAGTGGTTTTATCCGCAACCGAAGCCCCCTGCCAAGATTCACCCCACGGCTATTTTGGGAGCTGATGTCGTCTTGGGAGCTGAGGTGACCATTGGTGCCTATACCGTGATTGGCGATCGCGTGCGCATTGGCGATCGCACGGTGATTGATAGTCATTGCACGCTCTACGACGATGTGGTGGTTGGCGCCGATTGCCGTATCTATAGCCACTGTGTCCTACGGGAGCGGGTACAATTGGGCGATCGCGTCATCCTGCAAAATAGTGTCGTCCTAGGGAGTGATGGCTTTGGCTATGTGCCGCTGCCCGATGGTCGCCACTATAAAATTCCGCAAGTGGGTACTGTGGTCATTGGCAATGATGTGGAAATTGGTGCTGGCACAACCATTGATCGCGCCACCCTTGGGGAGACTACTGTGGCAAATGGGACGAAAATTGACAACCTGACGATGGTGGCTCACAACTGCACCATTGGTGAAAATGCGATTCTCTGTGCTCAAGTCGGCTTAGCCGGTTCGACCCACATTGGTAATCATGTCGTCCTTGCGGGACAGGTGGGGGCAGCCGGTCATTTGACCATTGGCGATCGCACCATTGTCTCAGCCAAATCTGGCATCAGTAGCTCTGTCCCCCCAGATAGCCGCATGGGGGGGATTCCAGCGATGGATCAAACCCTCTACCTCAAGGTCTCAGCCGCAGTGAAGCAATTGCCAGACCTCCTGAAGCGAGTGCGCAAATTGGAAGCAAAGGTAGGGGGATAGCATAGATACTCTAACCACCCTCTATAGTGGAATTAAGGGCTAGCGTTGCTTTTTCTAGCGTTCATCATGGGGTGAGGGGAAATAAGTCACATGAATCAGCGACACTAAGCTTATGACTCCTCCAGCGGCGATTCGATTACTGCCCAGTGATCAAGAACTGTTCCAAGCCCTCCTTGGCTACCATGAACTAACGACCAAGGCAGAAAAGCAAGCGGCCTTACTCTCCTTGCTCCAGCGCGATCGCGCCCAAGTCATTGTCAAAAGTCTTGCCCAAGCTGCTTTTCCCCAAACCGCCTTTAACTTTGCCCTCTGGATGCTCAACCATGACGTGGTGACCCTAGATTGGCTCTACGACATCACCTATCGCATTTCCACCCAAGGCTGCCAAGAAACGATTGATCTACGCTTGCTCTACAGCAGCCTCGAACACCTCAGTGCGGGGGATGCAGCCATTGTTTTGGGGCAAACCGATGCGGCTCTTAAAGCCATTCGCCTTGATGACTTGGATTTAGCAACCTTGATTACGACCTTGGAACCGGCGGTTGCCATTAGTCTGCTCTCTTGGTTTGTCACCTTCAAGAAAATCACGACGGTGGATTTGGAATATATCAGCCAAATTGTCCAAAAGGTGAAACCCGCCGCCGAACCACCCCAAGAAACCACTGAGATTCACTCCCAGCCCCTCGTCCCTGAACCCCACATCATTGAACTCACCCTTGAAGACAAACTGCTAGAGTTGAATTTGCAATTGGGGGGCACAGAAACAGAGATTTTACCCAAGGTCTTGGATCGCTTTTTATTTCGACGCACCCGTGAAGATAAGGTGGTTTATCGTCCCAATACGCAGGTCGTCCGCCTCGCCTGTGTCGGAGAAGAACGCCGCGACATTCCGGTGCCGGTACGCAGTGCCAAAACGTGGCCACCGGGGGTCTATGTGATCTATCGCGAGCAGGAGTCCCTCCAACTGATGCGTTTGCCGGATAACGAGTTCTACGAAATTTTACCCCTTGGGCCGGATCCCTATCTGCGCGCCGAAACCATCGCCCGCATGGTCAAGGAAGGACAGCGCTAGCTATAAACGGGCAGTGTGAAGTGAAAGCAACTGCCTTTTCCCGGTTGGGAGTCCACCCAAATTTGGCCGTAGTGCATACGAATAATCTGACGGCAAAGGGCAAGGCCAATGCCATAGCCTTCAATGGTGCGATCGCGATCGAGGCGAACTGTCTCACCAAAAATTTTCTCCTGCTGCTCAATGGGAATGCCGGGGCCAGTGTCACAGACAGTGACCTGCACTTTCTGAGTCATGCGGTGAAAGGCACTGAGGTGAATTTTGCCCCCTTCGGGTGTGTACTTACAGGCATTGTCCAGCAAATTCACCAACACCTGACGAATGCGATCGCCATCGCCATAGACCAAGGGTAGATCCAAGGGAATATCAGTGGTAAAGTGCTGCTTTTTACGTTCAAAATTTAAGCGCACGTCCTCAGCAGTTTCTTGGCACAGTTGTCGCAAATCTAGTTGCCGTGCCATGATTTGCAGCTTGTCTTGGGGGCCGCGCGCTGCCAAGAGTAAATCCGTAATCAGTTGTCCCATCACCTGAGTCTGACTGCGGGCATGGTGAAATAGGCGTTGGATGTCCTCAATATGGAGTTGCTGACTAGTCTCGTCTTGAAGGTTGGATTCTAGGGTTTCCAAGGCAATGCTGACAGCGGTGAGGGGGTTACGCAGCTCATGGGCCAGCAAGCCAATAATTCGATCTTTGAATTGCAGTTGTTCGGCAAGGCGATCGCGCTCTTGGCGCAGTTGAAACAGCTCATCCTTGAGGCGGCTCAGTTCCATAGAGCAATCTGACTGCTCTGCCGCTGACTTTTGCATATCGGCCTGTAGGCCAAGAGCCA harbors:
- a CDS encoding NblA/ycf18 family protein; the encoded protein is MEQRFPELNVDLSFEQEFQMRVMEEQVSAMSLQEARELLLQASRLLMMKDNVIRSLVKRAA
- the lpxD gene encoding UDP-3-O-(3-hydroxymyristoyl)glucosamine N-acyltransferase, encoding MRLAEVAERFGATLDCPEQGDRPVLGVAPLETATATDISFLANPKYTALLQTTEAAAVFVRPDFQGEAACPLLRVPHPYLAFAKCIEWFYPQPKPPAKIHPTAILGADVVLGAEVTIGAYTVIGDRVRIGDRTVIDSHCTLYDDVVVGADCRIYSHCVLRERVQLGDRVILQNSVVLGSDGFGYVPLPDGRHYKIPQVGTVVIGNDVEIGAGTTIDRATLGETTVANGTKIDNLTMVAHNCTIGENAILCAQVGLAGSTHIGNHVVLAGQVGAAGHLTIGDRTIVSAKSGISSSVPPDSRMGGIPAMDQTLYLKVSAAVKQLPDLLKRVRKLEAKVGG
- a CDS encoding histidine kinase, which translates into the protein MKASADASSTQETTPPLSLLLFVANRPGDEEETAAIQAHIQQLPSNFGFELKVVPIGEQPYLLEEYKLVATPALIKVRPEPRQTLAGRKLLQKVDYWWPRWQREVALGLQADMQKSAAEQSDCSMELSRLKDELFQLRQERDRLAEQLQFKDRIIGLLAHELRNPLTAVSIALETLESNLQDETSQQLHIEDIQRLFHHARSQTQVMGQLITDLLLAARGPQDKLQIMARQLDLRQLCQETAEDVRLNFERKKQHFTTDIPLDLPLVYGDGDRIRQVLVNLLDNACKYTPEGGKIHLSAFHRMTQKVQVTVCDTGPGIPIEQQEKIFGETVRLDRDRTIEGYGIGLALCRQIIRMHYGQIWVDSQPGKGSCFHFTLPVYS